A window from Camelus dromedarius isolate mCamDro1 chromosome 9, mCamDro1.pat, whole genome shotgun sequence encodes these proteins:
- the ZNF829 gene encoding zinc finger protein 829 isoform X2, with protein MVDRELTRGLCSDLESMCETKLLSLKKRHFSQVIFTHEDIPTFIQPRFLIPHQKTINEEKPCECKVCGKAFNQNSHFIQHQRIHSAEKNYECKECGKSFSRGSLVTRHQRIHSGEKPYECKECGKAFSCSSYFSQHQRIHTGEKPYECKECGKAFNYCSNLNDHQRIHTGEKPYGCKVCGKAFTKSSQLFPHLRIHTGEKPYQCKECGKAFTQHSRLIQHYRMHTGEKPYKCKECGKAFSSASTLTNHHRIHAGKKLYECKDCGKAFIQSSELIQHQRIHTDEKPYECNECGKAFNKGSNLTRHQRIHTGEKPYDCKECGKAFGSRSDLIRHEGTHTG; from the coding sequence atctGGAATCCATGTGTGAGACGAAGTTATTATCTCTAAAGAAGAGACACTTTAGTCAAGTAATATTTACCCATGAAGACATACCCACTTTTATTCAGCCCAGATTTCTTATTCCACATCAAAAAACTATTAATGAAGAGAAACCCTGTGAATGTAAGGTATGTGGAAAGGCCTTTAATCAAAACTCACACTTTAttcaacatcagagaattcattctGCTGAAAAAAACTATGAGTGTAAGGAGTGTGGGAAATCCTTTAGTCGTGGCTCACTTGTTACTCGGCATCAGAGGATTCACTCTGGTgaaaaaccctatgaatgtaaagAATGCGGCAAGGCTTTTAGTTGCAGTTCATATTTTTCtcaacatcagagaattcacactggGGAAAAACCgtatgaatgtaaggaatgtggaaaagcctttaATTATTGTTCAAACCTTAATgatcatcagagaattcacactggtGAAAAACCCTATGGATGTAAAGTATGTGGAAAAGCCTTTACTAAGAGTTCACAACTTTTTCCACATTTGAGAATTCATACCGGTGAGAAACCTTAtcaatgtaaggaatgtgggaaagcctttactCAACACTCAAGGCTTATTCAACATTACAGAATGCATACTGGTGAGAAACCCtataaatgtaaggaatgtgggaaggcctttagcAGTGCCTCAACACTTACCAACCATCACAGAATTCATGCTGGCAAGAAACTCTATGAATGTAAAGACTGTGGAAAGGCCTTTATTCAGAGCTCAGAACTTATTCAACATCAGAGAATCCATACAGATGAAAAGCCGTATGagtgtaatgaatgtgggaaggCTTTTAATAAAGGCTCAAACCTTACTAGACATCAAAGAATTCACACTGGTGAGAAACCTTATGattgtaaggaatgtgggaaggcctttggTAGTCGCTCTGACCTCATCCGCCATGAAGGAACTCATACTGGATAA
- the ZNF829 gene encoding zinc finger protein 829 isoform X4, whose product MCETKLLSLKKRHFSQVIFTHEDIPTFIQPRFLIPHQKTINEEKPCECKVCGKAFNQNSHFIQHQRIHSAEKNYECKECGKSFSRGSLVTRHQRIHSGEKPYECKECGKAFSCSSYFSQHQRIHTGEKPYECKECGKAFNYCSNLNDHQRIHTGEKPYGCKVCGKAFTKSSQLFPHLRIHTGEKPYQCKECGKAFTQHSRLIQHYRMHTGEKPYKCKECGKAFSSASTLTNHHRIHAGKKLYECKDCGKAFIQSSELIQHQRIHTDEKPYECNECGKAFNKGSNLTRHQRIHTGEKPYDCKECGKAFGSRSDLIRHEGTHTG is encoded by the coding sequence ATGTGTGAGACGAAGTTATTATCTCTAAAGAAGAGACACTTTAGTCAAGTAATATTTACCCATGAAGACATACCCACTTTTATTCAGCCCAGATTTCTTATTCCACATCAAAAAACTATTAATGAAGAGAAACCCTGTGAATGTAAGGTATGTGGAAAGGCCTTTAATCAAAACTCACACTTTAttcaacatcagagaattcattctGCTGAAAAAAACTATGAGTGTAAGGAGTGTGGGAAATCCTTTAGTCGTGGCTCACTTGTTACTCGGCATCAGAGGATTCACTCTGGTgaaaaaccctatgaatgtaaagAATGCGGCAAGGCTTTTAGTTGCAGTTCATATTTTTCtcaacatcagagaattcacactggGGAAAAACCgtatgaatgtaaggaatgtggaaaagcctttaATTATTGTTCAAACCTTAATgatcatcagagaattcacactggtGAAAAACCCTATGGATGTAAAGTATGTGGAAAAGCCTTTACTAAGAGTTCACAACTTTTTCCACATTTGAGAATTCATACCGGTGAGAAACCTTAtcaatgtaaggaatgtgggaaagcctttactCAACACTCAAGGCTTATTCAACATTACAGAATGCATACTGGTGAGAAACCCtataaatgtaaggaatgtgggaaggcctttagcAGTGCCTCAACACTTACCAACCATCACAGAATTCATGCTGGCAAGAAACTCTATGAATGTAAAGACTGTGGAAAGGCCTTTATTCAGAGCTCAGAACTTATTCAACATCAGAGAATCCATACAGATGAAAAGCCGTATGagtgtaatgaatgtgggaaggCTTTTAATAAAGGCTCAAACCTTACTAGACATCAAAGAATTCACACTGGTGAGAAACCTTATGattgtaaggaatgtgggaaggcctttggTAGTCGCTCTGACCTCATCCGCCATGAAGGAACTCATACTGGATAA
- the ZNF829 gene encoding zinc finger protein 829 isoform X3, whose product MSNLESMCETKLLSLKKRHFSQVIFTHEDIPTFIQPRFLIPHQKTINEEKPCECKVCGKAFNQNSHFIQHQRIHSAEKNYECKECGKSFSRGSLVTRHQRIHSGEKPYECKECGKAFSCSSYFSQHQRIHTGEKPYECKECGKAFNYCSNLNDHQRIHTGEKPYGCKVCGKAFTKSSQLFPHLRIHTGEKPYQCKECGKAFTQHSRLIQHYRMHTGEKPYKCKECGKAFSSASTLTNHHRIHAGKKLYECKDCGKAFIQSSELIQHQRIHTDEKPYECNECGKAFNKGSNLTRHQRIHTGEKPYDCKECGKAFGSRSDLIRHEGTHTG is encoded by the exons ATGTCTA atctGGAATCCATGTGTGAGACGAAGTTATTATCTCTAAAGAAGAGACACTTTAGTCAAGTAATATTTACCCATGAAGACATACCCACTTTTATTCAGCCCAGATTTCTTATTCCACATCAAAAAACTATTAATGAAGAGAAACCCTGTGAATGTAAGGTATGTGGAAAGGCCTTTAATCAAAACTCACACTTTAttcaacatcagagaattcattctGCTGAAAAAAACTATGAGTGTAAGGAGTGTGGGAAATCCTTTAGTCGTGGCTCACTTGTTACTCGGCATCAGAGGATTCACTCTGGTgaaaaaccctatgaatgtaaagAATGCGGCAAGGCTTTTAGTTGCAGTTCATATTTTTCtcaacatcagagaattcacactggGGAAAAACCgtatgaatgtaaggaatgtggaaaagcctttaATTATTGTTCAAACCTTAATgatcatcagagaattcacactggtGAAAAACCCTATGGATGTAAAGTATGTGGAAAAGCCTTTACTAAGAGTTCACAACTTTTTCCACATTTGAGAATTCATACCGGTGAGAAACCTTAtcaatgtaaggaatgtgggaaagcctttactCAACACTCAAGGCTTATTCAACATTACAGAATGCATACTGGTGAGAAACCCtataaatgtaaggaatgtgggaaggcctttagcAGTGCCTCAACACTTACCAACCATCACAGAATTCATGCTGGCAAGAAACTCTATGAATGTAAAGACTGTGGAAAGGCCTTTATTCAGAGCTCAGAACTTATTCAACATCAGAGAATCCATACAGATGAAAAGCCGTATGagtgtaatgaatgtgggaaggCTTTTAATAAAGGCTCAAACCTTACTAGACATCAAAGAATTCACACTGGTGAGAAACCTTATGattgtaaggaatgtgggaaggcctttggTAGTCGCTCTGACCTCATCCGCCATGAAGGAACTCATACTGGATAA